A stretch of DNA from Leptotrichia sp. oral taxon 215 str. W9775:
AGTAAGTATTGCGAAAAAACATAATCTGAAAACAATAATAGACAATACCTTCATGACACCCCAATATCAGAATCCGATTCCTATGGGAGTGGACATTGTTATTCACAGTGCGACAAAATTTCTTAATGGTCACAGTGATGTAGTATTAGGAATGATAGTCACTGATGATGAAGATTTATATAAGGAAATGAAAAAGCAGCAGATAATTTTAGGGGCATTACCTGGAGTTGAAGAATGCTGGCTAGTTTTACGTGGAATGAAAACAATGGAAATAAGAATGAACAAGAGTTCGGAAACGGCTTTAAAAATAGCTGAATATCTTGAAAAACACCCTAAAATTGAAAGAGTGTATTATCCTGGACTGAAAAATCACGAAGGATATGAAATCAATCAAAAACAGGCTTCAGGTGGTGGAGCTGTATTATCTTTTGATTTAGGATGCTGTGAAAAAGTAAGAAGATTCTTTAAACTTATAAAATATCCTATTGTTGCAGTGAGTTTGGGAGGGGTTGAATCAATATTATCATACCCTTATAAAATGTCTCATGCATGTGTACCTGAAGAAGAAAGAATTAAAATGGGGGTAACTTCCGGGCTTATAAGACTTTCTGTCGGAATAGAAGATAGCGAAGATTTAATAAATGACATAGAAAATGCACTGGATAAAATGGATGAAGAGTAAAGGAAGAATATAGATAGTTAAAAAATAATACAGAGGAGGAAATTATGTTAAAAAAACCTGTTATAGGTATATCTTCAAGTGTAATAACTGACCAGGGAGGTATGTTTCCAGGATATAAAAGAACTTATGTAAATAAAGATTATGCAGATGCTGTTATAAAAAACGGAGGTCTTCCAATAATACTTCCCTTCAATGAAGATGAAGAAATTATTAAGGGACTTGTTTCATGTATAGATGGGCTTATTCTGTCAGGAGGACACGATGTGGCACCTTTTAATTATGGGGAAGAACCAGAACAAAGATTAGGGGAAATATTTCCTGAAAGAGATAAATTTGATTTCATGCTTTTATCTGAAGCAAAAAAGAAAGGAATCCCTATTTTAGGAATATGTAGAGGGTTCCAAATAATAAATGCATATGAAGGGGGAACGCTTTACCAGGATCTTTCGTATATTGATTCTGTTCCGGTGTATAAACATTCTCAAGGACATAGTCCTGAATTGAGGACACATTCGATAGAAATTGATGAAAATTCTA
This window harbors:
- a CDS encoding PLP-dependent aspartate aminotransferase family protein: MKFGTKIIHGYNMIDESTGASSISICQASTFHQNDIDDDQKYTYSRFGNPTREALEEAIATLEKGKYGLAFSSGMAAITAVLLSFSQGDHLVMCKDVYGGAFQLVMEVFPRFGIEVSFVDETDVSEWENAIKENTKAFYMETPSNPLLKITDIEAVVSIAKKHNLKTIIDNTFMTPQYQNPIPMGVDIVIHSATKFLNGHSDVVLGMIVTDDEDLYKEMKKQQIILGALPGVEECWLVLRGMKTMEIRMNKSSETALKIAEYLEKHPKIERVYYPGLKNHEGYEINQKQASGGGAVLSFDLGCCEKVRRFFKLIKYPIVAVSLGGVESILSYPYKMSHACVPEEERIKMGVTSGLIRLSVGIEDSEDLINDIENALDKMDEE
- a CDS encoding gamma-glutamyl-gamma-aminobutyrate hydrolase family protein, whose product is MLKKPVIGISSSVITDQGGMFPGYKRTYVNKDYADAVIKNGGLPIILPFNEDEEIIKGLVSCIDGLILSGGHDVAPFNYGEEPEQRLGEIFPERDKFDFMLLSEAKKKGIPILGICRGFQIINAYEGGTLYQDLSYIDSVPVYKHSQGHSPELRTHSIEIDENSILHEIFGVKEMKVNSFHHQAVKKVAEGYRVSAKAKDGVVEAIEAENYPFLVGVQWHPEMLVKMYEDMNKLFTVLVNKAEERMG